One genomic window of Pseudanabaenaceae cyanobacterium SKYG29 includes the following:
- a CDS encoding ATP-binding protein produces the protein MNKPAILIVEDEAVVAMDIENTICRLGYTLFGSVTTAEEALCLVEQNKPNLVLCDIRLAGEMDGVTLSEVLRQKYSIPVVFLTAHADVVTIERASQTKPFGYVVKPFQEKDLHVAIEIALARYEAESNLALALRKEEELRQVKTRFFATAIHDIRSPLTQIAFAAHILESTFANVQHPHKQRYFDRIHKGVENIRQLLDDVLQIQRLESERLALNPMPTELVKLCRQLRDEVQTCAGDRYNISFNVNIDREVVVLVDQMLLQRMLGNLLSNAVKYSPGGGTVFFSLDITAKSVTFTIRDNGIGIPAASLEHIFEAFQRGTNVADIPGTGLGLAIVKMCVDACGGEITIDSTVNVGTTVRVSLPLVECASFLPAV, from the coding sequence ATGAACAAACCAGCAATCTTGATTGTGGAAGACGAAGCAGTGGTGGCTATGGATATTGAAAATACAATCTGTCGTCTAGGATACACATTATTTGGGAGTGTCACTACGGCAGAAGAAGCCCTATGCTTGGTGGAACAAAACAAACCCAACCTTGTCCTCTGTGACATTCGTTTAGCAGGGGAAATGGATGGTGTTACTCTGTCAGAAGTTTTACGACAAAAATACAGTATTCCCGTAGTGTTTCTAACAGCGCATGCAGATGTTGTGACCATTGAGCGAGCAAGCCAAACGAAACCTTTTGGTTATGTAGTCAAACCGTTTCAAGAAAAGGACCTCCATGTAGCTATAGAGATTGCTCTTGCTCGTTATGAAGCAGAGTCTAATCTAGCTTTAGCTTTACGCAAGGAAGAAGAGTTACGGCAAGTCAAAACCAGATTTTTTGCTACCGCTATCCATGATATTCGTTCTCCCCTAACGCAAATTGCTTTTGCTGCTCACATTTTAGAATCTACCTTTGCTAATGTCCAACATCCCCATAAACAGAGGTATTTCGATCGGATTCACAAAGGAGTAGAAAATATCCGTCAACTATTGGATGATGTATTGCAAATTCAACGTTTAGAATCAGAGCGTTTAGCGCTCAATCCTATGCCTACAGAATTAGTTAAGCTTTGTCGACAATTACGGGATGAGGTACAAACCTGCGCAGGAGATAGATACAATATTTCCTTTAATGTCAATATTGATCGAGAAGTAGTTGTGTTGGTGGATCAGATGCTTTTGCAAAGAATGCTTGGTAATTTGCTATCCAATGCGGTCAAGTATTCCCCAGGAGGAGGTACTGTCTTTTTCAGCTTGGACATTACCGCAAAGTCTGTAACCTTTACTATCAGAGATAACGGCATTGGTATCCCTGCTGCTTCTTTAGAACATATCTTCGAAGCATTTCAAAGAGGAACCAATGTTGCTGATATTCCGGGTACTGGTCTGGGTTTAGCGATCGTGAAAATGTGCGTTGATGCCTGTGGCGGTGAGATAACGATCGATTCCACTGTTAACGTAGGCACTACAGTGAGGGTGAGCCTGCCACTAGTAGAGTGTGCGTCTTTTCTCCCCGCTGTGTAG
- the urtD gene encoding urea ABC transporter ATP-binding protein UrtD → MNILEIEHLTVSFDGFKALNDLNFSMEAGELRTIIGPNGAGKTTFLDVITGKVKPTSGEVRFQGKDISRYSEFEIARMGVGRKFQTPRIYLNLSVRENLELAKNPYKDLWHTLFRPTSVVEKRSVDELLSFIGLAPKAHWQAGLLSHGEKQWLEIGMLVAQSPDLLLVDEPVAGMTDEETEKTGNLLLSLAGDHSIIVIEHDMEFVRQIAQRVTVLHQGAVLCEGSMAEVQNDQRVIEVYLGAQEEEDAHH, encoded by the coding sequence ATGAACATCCTGGAGATTGAACATTTAACTGTTAGTTTTGATGGCTTCAAGGCTCTCAATGACCTCAACTTTTCCATGGAAGCGGGGGAACTGCGGACGATTATTGGTCCTAATGGCGCAGGTAAAACTACCTTCCTAGATGTTATTACTGGTAAGGTCAAACCAACAAGTGGGGAAGTACGTTTCCAGGGTAAGGACATTAGTCGTTATAGTGAATTTGAGATTGCTAGAATGGGGGTAGGCAGAAAGTTTCAGACTCCCCGTATTTATCTTAATCTATCAGTGCGAGAGAATTTGGAACTAGCAAAAAATCCCTACAAGGACCTGTGGCACACTTTATTTCGTCCTACTTCAGTTGTGGAAAAACGATCGGTGGATGAACTGCTTTCTTTTATTGGTCTGGCACCCAAAGCCCATTGGCAAGCAGGTCTGCTATCCCACGGTGAAAAGCAATGGTTGGAGATTGGTATGTTAGTGGCGCAGTCCCCTGATTTGTTGCTGGTTGATGAACCTGTGGCGGGCATGACTGATGAAGAGACGGAAAAGACGGGTAATTTGTTACTTTCCCTGGCGGGTGATCATTCGATTATTGTGATTGAGCACGACATGGAGTTTGTCCGTCAGATAGCCCAAAGAGTGACAGTTTTACATCAGGGTGCTGTTTTGTGTGAGGGGTCAATGGCAGAAGTGCAAAATGATCAGCGTGTTATTGAAGTTTATCTAGGAGCGCAGGAGGAAGAGGATGCTCACCATTAG
- a CDS encoding PAS domain-containing protein, protein MVAQEYELEKQQLQEKNKILSQAQKTIRMGVWEYRLPARELLWTEEVFSIFELDPALGPPSLEEYKLMIPTTEWQQIETKLYRAITEGIGFQVEHRVITRDGGHKFVVCNAEAVKDQNGKVIKLFGVVQDITDRKKLELSLQRSQQMLAEAQRLAQVGYWEYELDGDRVEWSEETFRIFGFPISSKAPSKAEIEGRIHPDDLRLYKEAISRKIQGIEPDATDKIEMRFLLPDGTIKYTETAYNILRENGKAVKAYGSVIDITDRKLVEIALEETNRALEESNKRLQLILELNQVGTWEWHVFDNRIVWSKQKYQLMEIPQYVEPSYAMFEQILHPDDRELFREELAAAAGGSPLELEYRIQLRDGSVRWLLSKAESFHHYIAGITIDITDRKYLENSLKSQNYLLKLIASGRALDEILMETINTLEKEVYGSIGCILLTEHSRIKAIKSKTSTKIGADYLKAVDNLLLEEGTGACGSAVARKQAVMVYDIASDTRYKQFLSLTEKYNFRSCWSVPILAKDDQAIGTIVAYFHDNHIFKKYELDFAKSLADIVSIAIAKHEFEAELVASEERFRAIANNIPGVILRYILYPDGSDGLLYISPGSIDLWGVPPEEALTDVSKLWACTLEEDIPMLRASIRKSAESLTTWKHDWRTRTRDDMLKWVTGVGVPHRLDSGAVVWDTIITDVTDRKIFESELEALVTQRTAALQKSQEFLERQLAKEKELMLLLQTELRQKETLLKEVHHRVKNNLQIVSSLLRLQVENILDDSVKIALQDSQNRIQSMALIHERLYRSDDLSQIPVSIYFRELTDYLWQTYNAYRRNIELSLQVVDLQLEMDRLIPCGLIVNELVSNCLKYAFSGRERGKVTLSFYLSASQYYLQVADDGVGLPPNFNLQSSTSLGLRLVGRLVQQLHGHLEIGYDGGAIFTITFPQSP, encoded by the coding sequence ATGGTAGCTCAAGAATACGAATTAGAGAAACAACAATTACAGGAAAAAAACAAAATTCTGAGTCAGGCGCAGAAAACAATTAGGATGGGAGTATGGGAATATAGACTGCCGGCTAGAGAACTCCTGTGGACAGAAGAAGTCTTCTCAATCTTCGAACTAGACCCAGCTCTTGGTCCACCTAGTTTAGAAGAGTACAAGTTAATGATTCCCACTACTGAATGGCAGCAGATAGAAACTAAATTGTACAGGGCTATAACTGAAGGTATAGGATTCCAAGTTGAACACAGAGTTATCACTAGAGACGGTGGCCATAAATTTGTAGTTTGCAATGCCGAAGCTGTTAAGGATCAAAACGGTAAGGTAATTAAATTATTCGGAGTAGTACAGGATATTACAGATCGGAAGAAATTAGAACTTAGCTTACAACGTAGCCAACAAATGCTAGCAGAGGCACAACGATTAGCTCAGGTCGGATATTGGGAATATGAACTGGATGGCGATCGGGTGGAGTGGTCAGAAGAGACATTCCGCATCTTTGGGTTTCCTATATCATCCAAAGCACCTAGCAAAGCAGAAATTGAAGGTAGAATTCACCCAGACGACTTGAGGTTATATAAAGAGGCTATTAGTAGAAAAATTCAAGGAATAGAACCAGATGCCACCGACAAAATTGAGATGAGGTTTTTGCTGCCTGATGGAACCATTAAGTACACCGAGACTGCTTACAATATACTGAGGGAGAATGGTAAAGCTGTCAAGGCATATGGTTCTGTAATTGATATTACCGATCGGAAACTAGTAGAAATAGCCTTAGAGGAGACTAATAGGGCTTTAGAAGAGAGTAACAAACGTTTGCAGCTGATTTTGGAGTTGAATCAAGTAGGTACTTGGGAATGGCATGTTTTTGATAACCGTATTGTGTGGAGTAAACAGAAATATCAACTTATGGAAATACCACAGTACGTGGAACCAAGTTATGCCATGTTTGAACAAATATTGCATCCCGACGATCGAGAACTGTTCAGAGAAGAACTAGCAGCAGCTGCAGGGGGAAGCCCTTTAGAACTAGAGTATAGGATACAGCTCAGGGACGGCAGTGTTAGGTGGTTACTATCCAAGGCAGAGAGTTTCCACCATTATATAGCAGGTATTACGATTGATATAACCGATCGGAAGTATTTGGAAAACTCCCTCAAGTCACAAAATTATTTACTAAAACTTATAGCCAGCGGTCGAGCTTTAGATGAGATACTGATGGAGACAATTAATACACTGGAAAAAGAAGTTTATGGTTCAATTGGGTGTATTCTGCTAACAGAACACTCCAGGATTAAAGCAATCAAAAGCAAGACTTCTACCAAAATAGGTGCTGATTACTTGAAGGCAGTGGATAATCTCCTCTTAGAGGAAGGGACAGGAGCCTGTGGCAGTGCTGTTGCTCGTAAGCAAGCAGTTATGGTCTATGACATTGCTAGCGATACAAGATACAAGCAGTTTTTGTCCCTCACAGAAAAATACAATTTTCGGTCTTGCTGGTCAGTCCCAATTCTAGCCAAAGATGATCAGGCAATTGGTACAATAGTAGCCTACTTTCATGACAACCATATATTCAAAAAATATGAATTAGATTTTGCTAAAAGCTTGGCTGACATTGTGAGCATTGCCATTGCCAAACATGAGTTTGAGGCAGAACTTGTCGCTAGTGAAGAAAGATTCCGTGCAATAGCTAACAACATTCCTGGGGTAATTCTACGCTACATTCTCTATCCCGACGGCTCAGACGGATTGCTTTATATTAGCCCTGGCTCTATCGATTTATGGGGTGTTCCTCCTGAGGAAGCCTTAACAGATGTGAGTAAACTGTGGGCTTGCACCCTAGAGGAAGATATACCAATGCTGCGTGCTAGTATTCGCAAATCAGCAGAGTCACTGACTACTTGGAAGCATGACTGGCGTACACGGACAAGGGATGATATGCTCAAATGGGTTACTGGTGTGGGTGTTCCCCATAGACTGGATAGTGGTGCTGTCGTGTGGGATACCATAATCACAGATGTCACCGATCGGAAAATTTTTGAATCGGAGTTAGAAGCTTTAGTTACCCAGCGAACAGCAGCTTTGCAAAAATCTCAAGAATTTTTAGAAAGGCAGTTAGCCAAAGAGAAAGAGTTAATGTTACTGCTGCAAACAGAATTAAGACAAAAAGAAACACTGCTGAAGGAGGTACACCACAGAGTAAAAAATAACCTCCAAATTGTTTCCAGTTTACTCCGTTTACAAGTGGAAAATATCCTGGATGACTCGGTAAAAATAGCTTTACAAGACAGCCAAAACCGCATTCAATCAATGGCACTAATCCATGAACGTTTATACCGATCGGATGACCTTAGTCAAATTCCAGTTAGCATTTATTTCCGTGAATTAACTGACTATCTCTGGCAAACCTATAATGCCTACAGACGGAATATTGAGCTAAGTTTGCAGGTAGTGGATTTACAACTGGAAATGGATCGACTGATTCCCTGTGGGTTAATTGTCAATGAGCTAGTTAGTAATTGTCTCAAATATGCATTTAGCGGGAGAGAAAGGGGTAAAGTTACCTTAAGTTTTTACCTGTCTGCTAGTCAGTACTACTTGCAGGTGGCAGATGATGGTGTAGGCTTACCCCCTAATTTTAATCTACAATCTTCTACTTCTTTAGGGCTGCGTTTGGTAGGGAGGTTAGTACAGCAATTGCATGGTCACCTAGAGATAGGTTATGATGGGGGTGCAATTTTTACCATCACGTTTCCCCAAAGCCCATGA
- the urtE gene encoding urea ABC transporter ATP-binding subunit UrtE gives MLTISNLDVFYGESHILRQVDLHVNPGQIVCLIGRNGVGKTTLLKTIMGLLSPRAGDIKFQDRSILSLKPYARAQLGIGYVPQGREILPRLTVRENLLLGLEAQKNGKVDVEEALAEVFQLFPVLASMQNRRGGDLSGGQQQQLAIGRALLGNPQLLLMDEPTEGIQPSIILEIEAAVRSIVSKRGIGILLVEQHLHFVKQADYYYAMQKGGIVASGSTDSLSREIIQSYLSV, from the coding sequence ATGCTCACCATTAGTAATTTAGATGTTTTCTATGGTGAAAGCCATATCTTGCGGCAAGTCGATCTCCATGTCAATCCTGGGCAAATTGTCTGTTTGATTGGTCGTAACGGTGTTGGTAAAACCACTTTACTAAAAACAATCATGGGTCTGCTGTCACCCAGAGCCGGGGATATAAAGTTTCAAGACCGATCGATTTTATCCCTTAAGCCCTATGCGAGAGCGCAGTTAGGCATTGGCTACGTTCCCCAAGGCAGAGAAATTTTGCCCCGTCTGACCGTAAGAGAGAATTTACTGTTAGGCTTAGAAGCCCAGAAAAATGGCAAGGTAGATGTGGAAGAGGCGCTAGCAGAAGTCTTTCAGTTGTTCCCGGTCTTAGCGTCTATGCAAAATCGCCGTGGCGGTGACCTCAGCGGTGGACAACAACAGCAACTAGCGATCGGGAGAGCACTCCTGGGCAATCCCCAACTCCTCTTGATGGATGAACCAACAGAAGGAATTCAACCTTCCATTATTTTAGAAATTGAAGCAGCAGTGCGCAGTATAGTCAGCAAACGAGGAATTGGTATTCTGCTAGTGGAGCAGCACTTACACTTTGTTAAACAGGCAGATTATTATTACGCTATGCAAAAGGGTGGTATAGTAGCTTCTGGTAGCACCGATAGCTTGAGCAGGGAGATTATACAGTCGTACTTGTCCGTCTAG